The following proteins come from a genomic window of Phnomibacter ginsenosidimutans:
- a CDS encoding FG-GAP repeat domain-containing protein yields the protein MASGGNEFYGTSPMIAPRVYLNTGNGLQKKEDAFNNVFLNAGSMAAADFNGDGKIDLFIGGRCEPFAYGKTPRSYLLQNDGSGKFTDVTATAAPDPTTAGMVTHARWADMTGDAQPDLLISSEWQPLQMYVNNKGKLSKQLIGPETGWWNMMLPVDVNADGQPDIIAGNLGLNSRLTASSTQPLRMYVTDVDGNGTTEQILTYYLDGKEVPFAAKDELQRQLPILKKQYLYAEDFAKANLADIFPNNALSKGLHLSATSLANSLYLSKGKGQYEAVALPWLAQLSCYKDACVVDANGDTLPDVLLLGNFYDNTMQLGRNDADFGTLLVNEGKGKFRIELLNGLIVAGESRKILPIKVGGRQAFVIARNNAPAVLMAFSNR from the coding sequence GTGGCCAGTGGCGGCAATGAGTTTTATGGCACTTCTCCCATGATAGCACCACGGGTGTATTTGAATACAGGCAATGGCTTGCAGAAAAAAGAAGATGCATTCAACAATGTGTTTTTGAATGCGGGCAGCATGGCTGCTGCCGACTTCAACGGCGATGGAAAAATTGATTTGTTTATTGGTGGCAGGTGCGAACCTTTTGCCTATGGCAAAACACCCCGCAGTTATTTGTTGCAAAACGATGGCAGCGGAAAATTTACCGATGTAACGGCAACTGCAGCACCTGATCCAACCACTGCAGGTATGGTAACACATGCCCGCTGGGCAGACATGACCGGCGATGCACAACCCGATTTGCTCATCAGCAGCGAATGGCAACCCTTGCAGATGTATGTAAATAATAAAGGAAAGCTGAGCAAGCAACTCATCGGGCCCGAAACCGGGTGGTGGAATATGATGTTGCCGGTAGATGTAAATGCAGATGGTCAGCCAGATATTATTGCCGGCAACCTGGGTCTCAACAGCCGCCTTACTGCCAGCAGTACTCAGCCCCTACGCATGTACGTTACAGATGTGGATGGCAATGGTACTACCGAGCAAATTCTCACCTACTATCTCGATGGAAAAGAAGTACCCTTTGCGGCAAAAGATGAATTGCAACGTCAGCTGCCCATCTTAAAAAAACAATACCTCTATGCCGAAGATTTTGCCAAGGCCAATTTGGCTGACATTTTTCCGAACAATGCATTGAGCAAAGGCCTTCACCTCTCCGCCACCTCGCTGGCCAACAGCTTGTACCTGAGCAAAGGCAAAGGGCAATACGAGGCTGTTGCATTGCCTTGGTTGGCGCAGTTGAGTTGTTATAAAGATGCCTGTGTAGTGGATGCCAATGGCGATACACTTCCCGATGTGTTATTGCTGGGCAACTTTTACGACAATACCATGCAGTTGGGTAGAAACGATGCCGACTTTGGCACCCTGCTCGTCAATGAAGGCAAGGGCAAATTCCGTATTGAGTTGCTGAATGGATTGATTGTTGCCGGCGAAAGCAGAAAAATATTGCCCATCAAAGTTGGCGGCAGGCAGGCGTTCGTCATTGCCCGCAACAATGCCCCGGCCGTGCTCATGGCTTTCAGCAATCGGTAA
- a CDS encoding VCBS repeat-containing protein, with the protein MVLQDVFFAGNQQANKMFLNKGQLKFEDVTTAANIPNDGAWSTGVSVVDINSDSLPDLYVCRASNYEILKGKNQLLVCKGINNGMPVYEDEAAAYGLDFAGLSTQAVFFDYDMDGDLDMFLLNHAPSHVGRFAQRSQFLNTYDAISGDRLYRRDGNRYTDVTKESGINSSAIGYGLGVAVSDVNLDGWPDIYVGNDFHENDYLYINTGDGKFVDEIQLRTMHTSQFTMGVDVADVTNDGFPEIISMDMLPADHYMQKRSLGEDSYDIFQMKLRYGYHPFFTRNNLQLNRRNNLFSEVGLYSGIAATDWSWSCLWTDFDNDGWKDLFISNGIPKRLNDIDWVNFISNDNMQRKMSSNQLTDSDFAVIDRFPEIKLPNYFFRNTSDAKFNNESSAVSNSKPTFSNGAAYADFDNDGDIDMVVNNIADAAMLYENTLSEDKRKQHASLQLKGAPGNEKAYGAKLVLYQQQQIRTYEKQPVHGYMSSMDVPLHVGLNGSVDSALLIWPDRTVQRIQLKSGEQIIQWQAGLPRFNFAQLSGAFSNPTFPVEDLTVSSGLSYDHTENLFQEFNREQLIPHMTSTDGPALAVGDLTGDGLDDVFFGASRGFKNALFIQQANGRFVPSPQVALAADSMCEDVDACMADVNGDGKKI; encoded by the coding sequence ATGGTTTTACAGGATGTATTCTTTGCCGGCAATCAGCAGGCCAATAAAATGTTTCTCAACAAAGGCCAGCTGAAATTCGAAGACGTTACAACTGCTGCCAATATACCCAACGATGGTGCCTGGAGCACAGGTGTAAGTGTGGTAGACATCAACAGCGACAGCCTGCCCGACTTGTATGTATGCCGGGCCAGCAACTATGAAATTCTCAAAGGCAAAAATCAGTTGCTGGTATGTAAAGGCATCAACAATGGTATGCCTGTATACGAAGATGAAGCGGCTGCTTACGGGCTCGACTTTGCCGGACTGAGCACACAAGCTGTTTTTTTTGATTACGACATGGATGGCGATTTGGATATGTTTTTGCTGAACCATGCGCCGAGTCACGTTGGCAGATTTGCGCAGCGCAGTCAGTTTCTCAATACCTACGATGCCATCAGCGGCGACCGCCTGTACCGCAGAGATGGCAACCGGTATACGGATGTAACCAAAGAAAGCGGCATCAACAGCAGCGCCATTGGTTACGGGCTCGGTGTGGCCGTGAGTGATGTCAACCTCGATGGCTGGCCTGACATTTACGTGGGCAACGATTTTCATGAAAATGATTACCTCTACATCAACACCGGCGATGGCAAGTTTGTAGATGAAATACAACTACGCACCATGCATACCAGCCAGTTTACCATGGGTGTGGATGTGGCTGATGTAACCAACGATGGCTTTCCGGAAATCATCAGCATGGATATGCTGCCGGCCGATCATTACATGCAAAAACGCAGCCTCGGCGAAGACAGCTATGATATTTTTCAAATGAAGCTGCGCTACGGGTATCATCCGTTTTTTACCCGCAACAATTTGCAACTCAACCGGCGCAACAATCTCTTTAGCGAAGTAGGTTTGTACAGTGGCATTGCAGCTACCGACTGGAGCTGGAGTTGCCTCTGGACCGACTTTGATAACGATGGCTGGAAAGACTTGTTCATTAGCAATGGCATTCCGAAAAGATTGAATGATATCGATTGGGTAAACTTTATTTCCAACGATAACATGCAGCGCAAGATGAGCAGCAATCAACTCACCGACAGCGACTTTGCCGTGATAGATCGCTTCCCCGAAATAAAACTGCCCAACTATTTTTTCCGTAACACCAGCGATGCCAAATTCAACAATGAGTCTTCGGCCGTAAGCAACAGCAAACCTACTTTTAGCAATGGTGCAGCGTATGCAGATTTTGACAATGATGGTGACATTGACATGGTAGTGAACAACATTGCAGATGCTGCCATGCTGTATGAAAATACCTTGAGTGAAGACAAGCGTAAACAGCATGCATCGCTGCAGTTGAAAGGAGCACCAGGCAATGAAAAAGCCTATGGCGCCAAGTTGGTATTGTATCAACAACAGCAAATACGTACGTACGAAAAGCAGCCTGTGCATGGCTACATGAGTTCGATGGATGTACCGCTGCATGTGGGGCTGAATGGCTCTGTTGATTCGGCCCTACTTATTTGGCCCGACAGAACAGTGCAACGCATCCAACTAAAATCCGGCGAGCAAATCATACAATGGCAAGCAGGTTTGCCGCGTTTCAATTTTGCACAACTCTCCGGTGCGTTCTCCAATCCGACTTTCCCTGTTGAAGACCTTACGGTATCATCGGGCTTGTCGTACGATCATACTGAAAACCTGTTTCAGGAGTTTAACCGGGAGCAACTCATACCGCACATGACGAGTACCGACGGCCCTGCATTGGCTGTAGGCGACCTCACTGGTGACGGTTTGGATGATGTGTTTTTTGGTGCATCACGTGGTTTTAAAAATGCGTTGTTTATACAGCAAGCCAATGGTCGGTTTGTGCCTTCGCCACAAGTAGCATTGGCAGCCGATAGCATGTGCGAAGATGTGGATGCCTGCATGGCCGATGTGAATGGTGATGGTAAAAAGATTTGA
- a CDS encoding FG-GAP-like repeat-containing protein gives MVQTGNKDKVQEVIDKMPSRPQKNKAFRNTGNLRFEDAGDGWGFSDPSFSNGAAYGDLDNDGDLDPIVSNVNAPAFVYQNNSRQQNNQQYISFALQGKGKNTFAVGSSIQVFQGDQIISREIIPSRGFQSSIDYKSVIGLGNKAADSVHIIWPDKTFTRMIQPAVNRTHHIRWPDDAAAYIPPARKLPPPVLQAVATNFDKHQEDNYVDFYTERNMPIMQSKEGPRAAVADVNGDGKQDVYIGGAAGQAGQLYINNGSGFTKSKQPAFELMAQFEDVVVAFADVDADGDMDLLVGSGGNHLQSGIREMQNRLYVNDGKGNFSLNAEALPANDGNSSSIAIIDVNADNFPDFFIGSKCVPQNYGAPPRHQLLINNRSGLFEDATAELFPQAATLGFVSAASVGDINADGKPELITVGEFSGVQAFSFASGKATIINTGLEQQFGYWQSMAMADLDGDNDLDLVLGNMGENGYLKPSAAAPMKLWFGDFDNNQLYDKILTRTVNGKDVPVFLKRDLTDQMPSLKKQNLRFEAFASKSIQELFSPEQLAKGKQYTCNYAQSAVAINNGSGKFTLQALPMQVQLSSVHAICVSDVNGDSFPDIIMGGNQYATMPQFGRFDASFGHVLINNGKGNFTWIEPAISGIQIRGAIKDIQPIVGKTMQYLVLRNNDTPVMIQRNNKPAKN, from the coding sequence ATGGTACAAACCGGCAACAAAGACAAAGTGCAGGAAGTGATTGATAAAATGCCGAGCAGGCCGCAAAAAAACAAAGCCTTTCGCAACACAGGCAACCTGCGCTTTGAAGATGCCGGCGACGGCTGGGGCTTTAGCGATCCATCTTTTAGCAACGGTGCTGCCTACGGCGACCTTGATAATGACGGCGACCTTGATCCGATAGTGAGTAATGTGAACGCACCCGCATTTGTGTACCAGAACAACAGCCGCCAGCAAAACAATCAACAATACATTTCTTTTGCGCTGCAAGGAAAAGGCAAGAATACTTTTGCCGTAGGCAGCAGCATACAGGTATTTCAAGGCGATCAAATCATCAGCCGCGAAATCATTCCCAGCCGTGGCTTTCAAAGCAGCATTGATTACAAATCCGTGATTGGCTTGGGCAACAAAGCGGCAGATAGTGTGCACATCATTTGGCCCGACAAAACATTTACCCGCATGATTCAACCAGCGGTAAACCGCACACACCACATTCGCTGGCCCGATGATGCAGCAGCCTACATTCCACCGGCCCGTAAGTTGCCGCCACCGGTGCTGCAAGCAGTAGCCACCAACTTCGACAAACATCAGGAAGACAACTATGTAGATTTTTATACAGAAAGGAACATGCCCATCATGCAGAGCAAGGAAGGACCGAGAGCTGCCGTAGCAGATGTGAATGGCGATGGCAAACAGGATGTGTACATTGGCGGCGCTGCCGGGCAAGCAGGTCAACTGTACATCAATAACGGTTCTGGATTTACGAAGAGCAAACAACCTGCTTTTGAATTGATGGCGCAGTTTGAAGATGTAGTTGTAGCATTTGCTGATGTAGATGCCGATGGCGATATGGACCTGTTGGTAGGCAGTGGTGGCAATCATTTGCAATCGGGTATACGTGAAATGCAAAACCGATTGTATGTAAATGATGGCAAAGGCAACTTTAGCCTCAACGCAGAAGCCTTGCCGGCTAATGATGGCAACAGCAGCAGCATTGCTATCATTGATGTAAATGCCGATAATTTCCCTGACTTTTTTATTGGCAGCAAATGTGTGCCGCAAAACTATGGTGCGCCACCGCGGCATCAGTTGCTCATCAACAACCGTTCTGGTTTGTTTGAAGACGCTACGGCTGAATTGTTTCCGCAGGCTGCTACACTCGGTTTTGTAAGTGCTGCCAGCGTAGGCGATATCAATGCCGACGGAAAGCCTGAGCTGATTACTGTGGGTGAATTTTCTGGTGTGCAGGCATTCAGTTTTGCCAGCGGAAAAGCGACCATCATCAATACAGGATTGGAACAACAATTTGGCTATTGGCAAAGCATGGCCATGGCAGATTTGGATGGCGACAACGACCTTGATTTGGTGCTGGGCAACATGGGTGAAAATGGCTACCTGAAACCATCGGCTGCTGCACCAATGAAATTGTGGTTTGGCGATTTTGACAACAACCAGTTGTACGATAAAATACTCACCCGTACTGTGAATGGCAAAGATGTGCCCGTATTCCTGAAACGTGATTTAACCGATCAGATGCCTTCACTCAAAAAACAAAACCTGCGGTTTGAAGCTTTTGCCAGTAAGAGCATTCAGGAATTGTTTAGCCCAGAACAATTGGCCAAAGGCAAACAATATACCTGCAACTATGCGCAATCAGCAGTAGCCATCAACAATGGCAGCGGCAAGTTTACCCTGCAGGCATTGCCCATGCAAGTGCAGCTCTCCAGTGTGCATGCCATTTGTGTAAGCGATGTAAACGGCGACAGTTTTCCGGACATCATTATGGGCGGCAACCAATACGCCACCATGCCACAGTTTGGCCGCTTTGATGCCAGCTTTGGCCATGTGCTCATCAACAATGGCAAAGGTAATTTCACCTGGATTGAACCTGCCATCAGTGGCATACAAATTCGGGGTGCCATTAAAGACATTCAACCCATTGTCGGCAAAACCATGCAGTATCTGGTACTGCGCAACAACGATACACCGGTGATGATTCAACGCAATAACAAGCCTGCCAAAAACTAA